The proteins below are encoded in one region of Nitrosomonas ureae:
- a CDS encoding metal-dependent hydrolase, which produces MDPLTHALSGALLARAVAQSPPPSRPKDITVLPLHIQIAAGFTAAAFPDVDFALRLIDTLTYLNWHQGPTHSLILLPLWAWLLSRLFAWLTQRHGAWKLFFPPICLGIAIHIAGDFITSYGLMLFAPFSTERFSLPLVFVIDPWFSLIIIVGLIISWRYPRQRIAAMAALACLCGYVIILWTLYQQAIEIGVRYTDSQAISQAHITALPQPLSPFHWKIIIRHNETYHLADMNLQQSLGQHRTTSLLSKMASAYRPISENNWHVQQQFGDDFTQRTLVREAWLSPVFEPFRTFAQFPVLERIDTLDSDLCIWFYDLRFQFSELPPSFRYGACRKGKLSDWKIVRRHGLFYID; this is translated from the coding sequence ATGGATCCGCTCACGCATGCCTTAAGCGGTGCCCTGCTGGCACGGGCTGTAGCACAATCACCGCCGCCATCACGACCGAAAGACATTACCGTATTACCATTGCACATACAAATTGCAGCGGGCTTTACCGCAGCCGCGTTCCCGGATGTAGATTTTGCGCTCCGCCTGATCGACACGCTCACCTACCTGAATTGGCACCAGGGCCCAACGCACTCGCTGATTTTATTACCGTTGTGGGCATGGCTCTTGTCCAGGCTGTTTGCCTGGTTGACTCAAAGACACGGTGCCTGGAAATTGTTTTTTCCTCCCATATGCCTCGGTATTGCCATTCATATCGCGGGAGACTTTATCACTTCGTATGGGTTGATGTTGTTCGCGCCCTTTTCAACCGAACGTTTTTCTCTACCGCTGGTATTTGTCATCGACCCTTGGTTCAGTCTGATCATCATTGTCGGCCTGATCATTTCGTGGCGCTATCCGCGACAACGAATCGCGGCTATGGCGGCTTTAGCTTGTTTATGCGGATATGTGATTATTTTATGGACTTTGTACCAGCAAGCCATCGAAATCGGCGTCCGTTATACCGATTCCCAAGCTATTTCACAAGCGCATATCACCGCATTACCACAACCGCTGTCACCGTTCCACTGGAAAATCATCATCCGGCACAATGAAACCTATCATCTTGCCGATATGAATTTACAGCAATCCTTAGGACAACACCGGACAACCTCGCTCCTGTCAAAGATGGCGTCTGCATATCGCCCCATTTCGGAAAATAATTGGCATGTCCAGCAACAATTCGGGGATGACTTCACACAGAGAACACTCGTCCGTGAAGCATGGCTCAGTCCCGTTTTTGAGCCTTTCCGCACCTTTGCCCAATTCCCGGTACTGGAACGAATTGATACTCTTGATTCAGATTTGTGCATCTGGTTCTACGATCTGCGTTTCCAATTCTCGGAATTGCCACCCTCTTTTCGTTACGGTGCATGCCGAAAAGGTAAACTTTCTGATTGGAAAATTGTTCGGCGGCACGGATTATTTTATATTGACTGA
- a CDS encoding IS110 family transposase gives MDDNHHGIVGGVDTHKDIHFAAVVDTYDRVLASNSFPTTRQGYKSMLMNWMQSFGEVKRIGIECTGTYGAGLLRYLQQFDVEILEVTSPDKMDRRRRGKNDTIDAENAAHAAFAGIRTVTPKTRDGMVESLRVLKVCRKTAIAARRIALQMIQMNIISAPESIREPLRALTRMQLIRTLVTWRPDLGGYRNISTAYKIALKSLARRYLELHDEIADRDVMISAIVDELAPDLIAGKAIGYESAAQLLITAGDNPDRLKSEASFAALCGVNPIPASSGKVNRHRLNRGGDRAANSALHIIAIGRLRTDNKTKEYVDKSLTQGHTKLEALRCLKRYIAREVYYILKKRNNLINSIQIAA, from the coding sequence ATGGATGACAATCATCATGGCATAGTTGGAGGAGTTGATACCCACAAAGACATACATTTCGCAGCCGTAGTCGATACTTACGATCGAGTGCTTGCCAGTAATTCTTTCCCCACAACACGGCAAGGATACAAATCAATGCTGATGAATTGGATGCAATCTTTTGGTGAGGTCAAGCGCATTGGAATAGAATGCACTGGGACTTATGGTGCGGGTTTGCTAAGGTATCTGCAGCAGTTTGACGTCGAAATTTTAGAAGTTACCTCACCTGATAAAATGGATCGACGCAGACGCGGCAAGAACGATACAATCGATGCGGAAAATGCGGCCCATGCTGCATTTGCTGGAATACGAACCGTCACACCTAAAACACGAGATGGCATGGTGGAGTCGTTACGAGTTCTAAAGGTATGTAGGAAGACTGCCATTGCAGCTAGACGTATCGCACTCCAAATGATCCAAATGAATATTATTTCCGCACCAGAGTCGATTCGGGAACCGCTCCGTGCACTGACTCGCATGCAATTAATCCGTACTCTTGTCACTTGGCGGCCAGATCTGGGCGGGTATCGTAATATATCAACTGCATACAAAATCGCATTGAAATCTCTTGCACGGCGATATCTGGAATTGCATGATGAGATTGCGGATCGGGATGTCATGATCTCAGCCATAGTTGATGAACTTGCTCCCGATCTGATTGCAGGTAAAGCCATTGGTTATGAGTCTGCTGCACAATTACTCATTACCGCGGGAGACAATCCGGATCGATTAAAATCCGAAGCTAGCTTTGCCGCATTATGCGGTGTAAATCCAATTCCTGCTTCCTCGGGCAAGGTCAATAGACACAGATTGAATCGCGGCGGTGACAGAGCCGCTAATAGTGCACTGCATATTATCGCTATTGGACGACTGAGGACGGACAATAAAACTAAAGAGTACGTTGATAAAAGTTTGACACAAGGGCATACGAAACTTGAGGCGCTGCGGTGCCTTAAACGCTATATTGCGCGAGAAGTTTATTACATTCTGAAAAAACGCAACAATCTTATCAATAGTATCCAAATTGCTGCTTGA
- a CDS encoding S49 family peptidase: protein MKEYDLKKGDWERDLLEDLALASLNEQRRARRWGIFFKLVTFLYLFILLFFALGWIDDGKVRLADKHTAVIDLRGTITTESMNSADKINSSLRSAFQDKNTKGVILRINSPGGSPVQAGYINDEIRRLRAKYPDIPLYAVVGDICASGGYYIAVAADKIYVDKASLIGSIGVLMDSFGFTGTLEKLGIERRLLTAGENKSFLDPFSPLDPIQMDHATKLLREVHEQFIQVVKQGRGERLKNDPDIFSGIIWTGQKSIDLGLTDAIGNAEYVAREIIKAETLIDFTPREGLSDVFSKRFSQIISNLIFDAGWAIK, encoded by the coding sequence ATGAAAGAATACGATCTAAAGAAGGGAGATTGGGAAAGAGATTTACTCGAAGATCTCGCTTTAGCTTCCTTAAATGAGCAGAGGCGCGCGCGTAGATGGGGAATATTTTTTAAGCTAGTTACTTTTCTCTATCTTTTTATTCTATTATTTTTTGCATTAGGCTGGATTGACGATGGGAAAGTTAGACTAGCAGACAAACATACTGCAGTGATAGATTTAAGAGGAACGATTACCACTGAGAGTATGAACAGTGCTGATAAGATTAATAGCAGCTTACGATCAGCATTTCAAGATAAAAACACGAAGGGTGTTATTTTGCGAATAAACAGTCCTGGAGGAAGTCCAGTTCAAGCAGGATATATTAACGATGAGATACGCCGTTTGCGTGCTAAATATCCAGATATTCCTCTTTACGCAGTTGTCGGAGATATATGTGCGTCCGGGGGATACTATATAGCAGTTGCAGCAGATAAAATATATGTAGATAAAGCAAGTTTGATCGGTTCCATTGGTGTACTGATGGATAGCTTTGGCTTTACAGGTACTTTAGAGAAACTTGGTATTGAAAGACGTTTGTTAACTGCCGGCGAAAATAAAAGCTTTTTAGATCCTTTTTCGCCATTGGATCCTATTCAAATGGATCATGCTACCAAATTATTACGTGAAGTGCATGAGCAGTTTATCCAGGTTGTTAAACAAGGAAGAGGAGAGCGCCTGAAGAATGATCCAGATATATTTAGTGGGATTATTTGGACCGGTCAGAAAAGTATTGATTTGGGACTTACTGACGCTATAGGTAATGCGGAGTATGTTGCCCGTGAAATTATTAAAGCTGAAACGCTTATCGATTTTACACCTCGCGAGGGTCTTTCAGATGTATTCTCCAAGCGCTTTAGCCAAATCATTTCAAATCTTATATTTGATGCTGGGTGGGCTATTAAGTAA
- the prfB gene encoding peptide chain release factor 2 (programmed frameshift) — MEAEQINAISNRLQDIDSRASELRRFLDFDSKQTRLNELTRLLEDSTVWSDSKRTQEIGREKKSLEDTVVTLVSMEKQLSDAKELFQIAKDEADEAALVSISLDAENIEKTIANLEFRRMFSGPMDPNNCFVDIQSGSGGTEAQDWAAMLERMYLRYCERQGFDVEILEESPGDIAGIKSATLKVSGEYAYGFLRTETGVHRLVRKSPFDSGNRRHTSFSSVFVYPEVDDSIEIEINPADLRIDTFRASGAGGQHINKTDSAIRITHNPTGIVVQCQSGRSQHRNKADALTMLKSRLFEAELRKRNEEKQAIEENKTDIGWGHQIRSYVLDQSRIKDLRTNVEAGNTQNVLDGDLNNFIEASLKQGVK, encoded by the exons ATGGAAGCTGAACAAATTAATGCAATTTCAAATCGCCTTCAGGATATTGATAGTCGGGCCAGTGAGTTACGGAGGTTTCTT GACTTTGATTCCAAACAAACTCGACTGAATGAATTAACACGATTACTTGAGGACTCAACAGTTTGGAGTGACAGTAAACGTACTCAAGAAATAGGTCGTGAAAAAAAATCGCTGGAAGATACTGTGGTTACGTTAGTGTCTATGGAGAAGCAACTTAGCGATGCTAAGGAATTATTTCAAATAGCTAAAGATGAAGCGGATGAGGCAGCGCTAGTCAGTATTTCGCTTGATGCCGAAAATATTGAAAAAACTATAGCAAACCTGGAATTTCGGCGCATGTTTTCCGGTCCAATGGATCCGAATAATTGTTTTGTGGATATACAGTCAGGTTCTGGAGGAACCGAAGCGCAGGACTGGGCCGCGATGCTTGAGCGTATGTATCTGCGGTATTGTGAAAGGCAAGGTTTTGATGTTGAAATTTTGGAAGAGTCACCAGGTGACATTGCCGGTATCAAGAGTGCTACTTTAAAAGTTTCTGGTGAATACGCGTATGGTTTTTTGCGGACAGAAACCGGTGTGCATCGACTAGTTAGAAAATCGCCGTTTGATTCTGGTAACCGCCGTCATACTTCATTTTCCAGTGTCTTCGTTTATCCGGAAGTTGATGATAGTATAGAAATAGAAATCAATCCGGCAGATTTAAGGATTGATACGTTTCGAGCGTCCGGAGCTGGGGGACAGCACATTAATAAAACAGATTCCGCTATTCGTATCACACATAATCCCACAGGAATAGTTGTGCAATGCCAAAGTGGCCGTTCACAACATCGGAATAAGGCGGATGCGCTTACAATGTTGAAGTCTAGGTTATTTGAGGCAGAGTTACGTAAGCGCAATGAGGAGAAACAGGCCATAGAAGAAAACAAAACGGATATTGGTTGGGGGCATCAGATTCGATCGTACGTATTGGATCAGTCGCGGATAAAGGATTTACGTACAAATGTTGAAGCGGGAAACACACAAAATGTATTAGATGGGGATTTAAATAACTTTATTGAGGCGAGTCTTAAACAAGGAGTCAAATGA
- the ispD gene encoding 2-C-methyl-D-erythritol 4-phosphate cytidylyltransferase, which produces MTKFFALIPAAGSGSRMDSELPKQYLLLNNKPLIYHSINTLYHNKLITSIFVVLAPDDYNWIKHDWSEFSDKLIVLNCGGATRAESVLNGLTIAKQKNLVDANDWILVHDAARPCLAAAQLDKLISELSHDEIGGLLAVPVSDTLKRSNIDNLVMCTEPRENLWQAQTPQMFRYKLLTKALQNAKKLHITDDSSAIEALGLHPKLILSDTYNFKVTYPKDLALAELIIHQRNNP; this is translated from the coding sequence ATGACAAAGTTTTTTGCTTTAATTCCAGCTGCAGGTTCAGGATCTCGCATGGATAGCGAACTCCCCAAGCAATATTTACTCTTGAACAATAAGCCTTTGATTTATCATTCAATAAATACACTTTATCATAATAAGCTTATTACAAGCATATTTGTCGTGCTTGCCCCCGACGATTACAACTGGATCAAACATGACTGGTCAGAGTTTTCTGACAAATTGATTGTACTTAACTGTGGCGGTGCAACACGAGCTGAAAGTGTGTTAAATGGACTCACTATAGCAAAGCAAAAAAACTTGGTTGATGCCAATGATTGGATTCTAGTGCATGATGCTGCCAGACCTTGCTTAGCTGCGGCTCAACTGGACAAATTAATTAGTGAATTATCTCACGATGAAATAGGTGGGTTATTAGCAGTACCTGTATCTGATACCTTAAAACGTAGCAATATCGATAATCTCGTGATGTGCACCGAGCCCAGAGAAAATTTATGGCAAGCACAAACACCGCAGATGTTTCGCTACAAGTTACTTACCAAAGCACTACAGAATGCTAAGAAACTCCACATTACTGACGATTCAAGTGCAATCGAAGCGCTAGGACTCCATCCCAAACTTATACTGAGTGATACTTACAATTTTAAGGTCACTTATCCTAAAGACTTGGCATTAGCAGAATTAATTATTCATCAAAGGAACAATCCGTGA
- the ispF gene encoding 2-C-methyl-D-erythritol 2,4-cyclodiphosphate synthase, with product MSTIRIGQGFDVHQLIEGRHLIIGGVTIPHDKGLLGHSDADVLLHAICDALLGAAALGDIGKHFSDSDPQYKNIDSRLLLRNVHRLLENSRYKIINIDATIIAQAPKMAPHIPAMISNVAQDLRTQAGNINIKAKTAERLGAIGREEGIAAEVVCLIDHMGKRF from the coding sequence GTGAGTACGATAAGAATAGGTCAAGGTTTTGATGTACACCAACTGATCGAAGGCCGCCATTTGATTATTGGTGGCGTCACAATCCCTCACGATAAGGGATTATTGGGTCACTCTGATGCAGATGTATTACTACATGCTATTTGCGATGCCCTTCTTGGTGCCGCAGCATTGGGAGATATTGGAAAACATTTTTCTGATTCCGATCCTCAGTATAAAAATATCGATAGCCGATTGTTATTACGCAATGTACATCGCTTATTGGAAAACTCTCGGTATAAAATCATTAATATTGATGCAACTATTATTGCTCAAGCTCCTAAAATGGCACCGCATATCCCAGCCATGATTAGCAATGTTGCACAGGATCTAAGAACCCAAGCCGGTAATATCAATATTAAGGCGAAAACTGCTGAACGTTTGGGCGCAATTGGCCGTGAAGAAGGTATCGCAGCCGAAGTCGTATGCTTAATTGATCATATGGGAAAGAGATTTTGA
- the thpR gene encoding RNA 2',3'-cyclic phosphodiesterase: MIKSKKIERKSIRVFFAIFPNKQVQKQLIYHSEMLESIYGGHKIKMQHLHMTLLFLGDINIHQIQTLQQIAKIISAKKFELKLDIIGYWKHNHIIYIKAKEFPAELFSLTDSLKIALSENGFVFDNRAYKPHITILHKTICHINTNMIKPIQWYVNQWFLIQSQPTHNGVEYIPLNHWYLE, from the coding sequence TTGATCAAGAGTAAAAAAATAGAAAGAAAATCAATCCGAGTATTTTTTGCGATTTTTCCTAACAAACAGGTACAAAAACAATTGATATACCATAGTGAAATGCTTGAATCCATTTATGGTGGCCATAAAATTAAAATGCAGCATCTTCATATGACATTGCTATTCCTGGGGGATATCAATATCCACCAGATTCAAACACTACAGCAAATCGCAAAAATTATATCAGCAAAAAAATTTGAGCTTAAATTAGACATAATCGGTTATTGGAAGCACAACCATATCATTTACATTAAAGCAAAAGAATTTCCTGCAGAGCTCTTTTCTCTTACTGATTCGTTAAAGATTGCGCTATCAGAAAATGGTTTCGTATTTGACAATCGTGCCTATAAGCCACACATTACTATACTCCACAAAACCATTTGCCACATTAACACTAACATGATTAAACCTATTCAATGGTATGTCAATCAATGGTTCCTCATACAATCGCAACCAACACACAATGGGGTAGAATATATTCCGCTCAATCATTGGTATTTAGAATAA
- the tsaB gene encoding tRNA (adenosine(37)-N6)-threonylcarbamoyltransferase complex dimerization subunit type 1 TsaB translates to MKILAFETSTEFCSVALQLEGVTIEKETHAGQRHSEILLFMIHEMLEKAKLTLQQMDSIAFGAGPGSFTGLRIACGVAQGLAYATGIPVIGISTLEAVAQKIDKQKVIVALDARMGEIYHATYQKVTNHGWETISSPILCLPQQAPTLSDTDSNWYGCGSGFDVYHEELSSRYCENLQQIHYNLHPHAKEIAQLALLRPGINPANATPVYLRNKVALKENERQL, encoded by the coding sequence ATGAAAATTCTCGCTTTTGAAACCTCTACCGAATTTTGTTCCGTGGCGCTTCAACTGGAAGGGGTAACAATAGAGAAAGAAACTCATGCAGGACAACGCCACTCAGAAATTCTTTTATTTATGATTCATGAAATGCTGGAGAAAGCAAAATTGACATTGCAGCAGATGGATAGCATTGCCTTTGGCGCTGGCCCGGGATCTTTTACCGGTTTACGTATCGCATGCGGAGTCGCACAAGGCCTGGCTTATGCCACTGGCATCCCCGTTATAGGAATCAGCACCCTGGAAGCCGTAGCGCAAAAAATAGACAAACAGAAAGTTATTGTGGCGCTTGATGCTCGTATGGGCGAGATTTATCATGCTACCTATCAGAAGGTGACCAACCATGGATGGGAAACTATTAGTTCACCCATTCTTTGTTTACCACAACAAGCCCCGACTTTATCTGACACTGATTCTAATTGGTATGGCTGCGGTAGCGGATTCGATGTTTATCACGAAGAATTATCATCACGCTATTGTGAAAATCTTCAACAAATTCACTACAATCTTCACCCGCATGCTAAAGAAATCGCCCAGCTTGCACTACTTCGTCCGGGGATCAATCCAGCCAATGCAACACCAGTATACTTACGAAACAAAGTAGCACTAAAAGAAAATGAACGACAGTTATGA
- the rimI gene encoding ribosomal protein S18-alanine N-acetyltransferase has product MNDSYDTLQRAADIRKMHYSDIDRIILVEREIFLFPWSPGNFADSIKAGYVCQVLEQDDTLTGYGIMMMSPEEAHILTLGIATYWQKKGLGKKLLQYFIEHAKKREAKSIFLDVRESNHGAAQLYKRMGFHQIATRKGYYPAMCGREDALVMQLEL; this is encoded by the coding sequence ATGAACGACAGTTATGACACATTACAGCGAGCCGCCGACATCAGAAAGATGCACTATTCGGATATAGATCGCATTATTCTCGTCGAACGCGAAATTTTTCTTTTTCCATGGTCACCAGGAAATTTTGCAGATTCCATTAAGGCAGGTTATGTGTGTCAGGTACTCGAGCAAGATGATACGCTCACGGGATATGGAATCATGATGATGAGCCCTGAAGAAGCTCATATACTGACACTTGGTATTGCCACATATTGGCAAAAGAAAGGTTTAGGTAAAAAATTACTTCAATATTTCATTGAGCACGCTAAAAAGCGAGAAGCAAAATCAATATTTCTTGATGTGCGTGAATCCAATCATGGTGCTGCACAGCTCTACAAGCGAATGGGTTTTCATCAAATTGCCACACGAAAAGGTTACTACCCAGCCATGTGTGGTCGCGAAGATGCTCTAGTTATGCAGCTGGAGTTATGA
- a CDS encoding uracil-DNA glycosylase — translation MNNRRRQILEELNLLPTWYFRSDTFRMNQSTLPESPKNEDTISSFTLKENPAQSKEIDQLKLAVSHCTACPLSKTRTHTVFGTGDKNASWLFVGEGPGAREDETGEPFVGQAGKLLDQMLSAIQLNRRHMIYITNIVKCRPPNNRNPSTNEAAQCEPFLTKQIALIKPKIIIALGKVAAQNLLKCDNSISGLRGKIHDYSGIPLIVTYHPAYLLRSLPEKAKAWKDLCFAQSVMESLIQNPSPFDNTSHST, via the coding sequence ATGAATAATCGGCGCAGACAAATACTTGAAGAATTAAATCTATTGCCGACATGGTACTTTAGATCGGATACTTTCCGTATGAATCAATCAACTCTTCCAGAATCCCCTAAAAATGAAGATACTATATCTTCGTTTACGCTTAAAGAGAATCCAGCGCAATCCAAGGAAATTGATCAATTGAAACTAGCAGTGTCACATTGCACTGCTTGCCCTTTGAGCAAGACTCGCACTCACACTGTATTTGGTACTGGCGATAAAAACGCAAGCTGGTTATTTGTTGGCGAAGGACCTGGAGCAAGAGAAGATGAAACAGGTGAACCATTTGTAGGGCAAGCAGGGAAATTGCTGGATCAGATGTTGTCAGCAATTCAATTAAACCGCAGGCATATGATTTATATTACTAATATCGTCAAATGCCGCCCCCCGAATAATAGAAACCCTAGTACAAACGAAGCTGCGCAGTGCGAGCCTTTCCTGACCAAACAAATTGCATTGATCAAACCCAAGATTATTATTGCATTAGGCAAAGTAGCCGCACAGAACCTACTTAAGTGCGACAATAGCATTTCCGGTTTACGTGGAAAAATACATGACTATTCGGGAATACCATTGATTGTTACCTATCACCCCGCCTATTTATTGCGTTCTCTACCAGAAAAGGCCAAAGCCTGGAAAGATTTGTGCTTCGCCCAATCAGTTATGGAATCATTGATTCAGAATCCATCTCCCTTTGATAATACCTCACATTCGACCTAA
- the lplT gene encoding lysophospholipid transporter LplT produces the protein MKRGFYTIMAAQFFSSLADNALLVVAIALLIDLHAPAYLTPLLKFVFVLFYVILAPFVGAFADSMPKGRVMFISNTIKITGCGLLFVAMHQYLALAAYAVVGLGAAAYSPAKYGILTELLPPEKLVIANGWIEGLTVASIVLGTVLGGVLITPSVANALLEFDFPFIETGIDNALESGIFLIAIIYSIAALFNLYIPNTGVDHRIPKRNLFFLVHEFSHCVKLLWSDKLGQISLAVTTLFWGAGATLQFIVLKWAEVAMDYPLNQAAQLQGVVALGIAAGAIMAARWISLRQSVTVIPLGIAMGIVVMAMILVTDLWIAIILLMLIGGLAGFFVVPMNALLQHRGHILMGAGHSIAVQNFNENLSILVMLSLYALLILFEVHIYIVIAVFGLFVSVMMALVRKWHLSNQSKEDSLHLIGARKGR, from the coding sequence TTGAAACGCGGGTTTTATACAATTATGGCAGCGCAATTCTTTTCCTCACTCGCAGATAATGCGCTGCTAGTTGTAGCAATTGCTTTGTTAATCGATTTACATGCTCCCGCTTACTTAACGCCCTTGTTGAAGTTTGTTTTTGTACTGTTTTATGTCATTCTTGCTCCATTTGTTGGTGCGTTTGCTGATTCTATGCCCAAAGGGCGGGTCATGTTTATTAGCAATACCATCAAAATTACTGGTTGTGGGTTATTATTTGTTGCTATGCATCAGTATCTTGCATTAGCCGCATACGCAGTTGTAGGATTGGGGGCGGCAGCTTACTCACCTGCTAAATATGGCATATTGACAGAATTATTACCACCGGAAAAATTAGTGATTGCAAACGGGTGGATTGAAGGGTTAACAGTAGCATCTATCGTATTAGGAACAGTCTTGGGTGGTGTATTAATCACTCCGTCGGTGGCGAATGCTTTGTTAGAATTTGATTTTCCATTTATAGAGACGGGGATAGATAATGCACTGGAAAGTGGAATCTTTTTGATAGCTATCATCTATTCCATTGCGGCATTATTTAATTTGTATATTCCTAATACAGGTGTCGATCATCGCATTCCTAAAAGAAATCTTTTTTTTCTGGTGCATGAATTCAGTCACTGCGTCAAATTGCTATGGTCCGACAAACTTGGGCAAATATCTCTTGCGGTGACTACTTTGTTTTGGGGGGCAGGTGCTACGCTCCAGTTTATCGTATTGAAATGGGCCGAAGTGGCAATGGATTATCCTCTCAACCAAGCGGCACAACTGCAAGGAGTGGTGGCTTTAGGTATCGCTGCAGGTGCTATTATGGCAGCTCGATGGATTTCTTTGCGTCAATCGGTAACAGTTATTCCATTGGGTATTGCAATGGGTATTGTTGTAATGGCTATGATTTTAGTGACGGATTTGTGGATAGCTATTATCTTGTTGATGCTGATTGGTGGGTTGGCAGGTTTTTTTGTGGTACCCATGAATGCCTTATTACAGCATCGTGGACATATTCTGATGGGTGCAGGACATTCTATTGCAGTGCAGAATTTTAATGAGAATTTGAGCATTTTAGTGATGTTGTCACTCTATGCTCTATTAATTCTTTTCGAAGTGCATATCTATATTGTCATTGCTGTTTTCGGATTATTTGTTTCTGTCATGATGGCATTGGTTAGGAAATGGCACCTGTCAAATCAGAGTAAAGAAGATTCATTGCATTTGATCGGCGCAAGAAAAGGGCGTTAA
- the alr gene encoding alanine racemase codes for MSRPIQAIIDYSALVHNLTIVRQYAPKARILAVLKANAYGHGLLHTANALKNVDGFALLELEAAITLRTIGYQQPILLLEGFFSTKEIALVEQYQLSPVIHHAEQVSMLSDFKNHKIDIFIKVNTGMNRLGLSPKQLPQVIKELTNNQHVKNITLMTHFASADDPSEKASVLRQLRCFETITETYNYPCSLANSAAIINYPETHSDWVRPGIMLYGASPFPDKTAADLNLLPVMTLSSKIIAIHDLEAGDKVGYHGLFKADDRMRIGIVACGYADGYPRHAPTGTPVLVNNQRSRLLGRISMDMLAIDLTGVKNTKLGDPVVLWGKGIPVEEIAMYAGTSSYQLLCGLSARVDRKFLKSF; via the coding sequence ATGTCACGTCCTATTCAAGCAATCATTGATTATTCTGCCTTAGTACATAATCTGACTATAGTTCGTCAATACGCACCCAAAGCACGCATATTGGCAGTTCTCAAAGCGAATGCATACGGCCATGGATTACTTCATACCGCAAACGCTCTTAAGAATGTCGACGGATTTGCATTACTGGAATTAGAGGCCGCTATAACTTTACGCACAATAGGCTACCAGCAACCAATTTTACTTTTGGAAGGTTTCTTTTCTACGAAGGAAATAGCGTTAGTTGAGCAGTATCAATTGAGCCCCGTCATTCATCACGCTGAACAAGTATCCATGCTATCTGATTTCAAGAATCATAAAATAGACATATTCATAAAAGTTAATACTGGCATGAATCGCCTTGGATTATCTCCCAAACAATTGCCACAAGTCATTAAAGAATTAACAAACAATCAACATGTAAAAAATATTACGCTCATGACACATTTTGCTAGTGCTGATGATCCTTCCGAAAAAGCAAGTGTTCTTCGTCAGCTTCGATGCTTCGAAACAATCACCGAAACATACAACTATCCCTGCTCTCTTGCAAACTCAGCAGCTATCATTAATTATCCTGAAACCCACAGTGATTGGGTTCGCCCTGGAATCATGTTATACGGCGCTTCCCCTTTTCCAGATAAAACCGCAGCAGATCTCAATCTGCTGCCAGTCATGACACTATCAAGTAAAATTATTGCAATACATGATTTGGAGGCCGGTGATAAAGTCGGTTACCATGGATTGTTCAAAGCTGATGATCGAATGCGCATTGGAATTGTTGCGTGCGGTTATGCTGATGGCTATCCGCGTCACGCACCCACTGGCACACCGGTATTAGTTAATAATCAACGTAGTCGATTACTAGGCCGGATATCCATGGATATGCTGGCTATAGATCTTACTGGAGTTAAAAATACTAAACTAGGAGACCCCGTTGTTCTTTGGGGTAAAGGTATACCTGTCGAAGAAATAGCTATGTACGCCGGGACTTCCAGTTATCAGCTACTCTGCGGACTCTCTGCACGGGTAGACAGGAAATTTCTTAAGTCGTTTTAA